AATTGATTCAAAATTATATTGGCCTAATGGTTGGACAAATACTGATAAACTTTACGAATATGGATCTCCAATTACATCTCTTGCAATAGAAAGTAATCACAATAAATATAATGATATTTATGCATTAAAAAATTTTATTAAAAATTATTTAAAAAATAAATTTCCAAATTCAGATATATATATAGATTTTTTTGATTCAGAAAAAACTTTTTATTTAAAAAATATTAAAGAGATAAATAAAATATATTCAACTCCAATTCTTTCATTATTAACTCTAACAAATTCTGAAAGCCATAATTTTACGGCTGAATCTCTCTTTAAAAATGCCTCAAATACATGGAACGATAATAACTATATAAAATTGAAAAGATGGCTTGAAAACAAAGGCCTCCCAGCAAATAATGCATACTTTGCAGATGCTAGTGGATTGTCTCGAAAAAATAAAATTACAACAAGGTTAGTTGTATTGTTTTTAAATAAAATGAGATATTTTCATGATTTCAAAGCTTATCAATCTACACTTTCAATTTCGGGAGTGAGAGGAACATTAGCTAAAAGATTTGTAAATAGTGAATTGTCTGGAAAGTTTTTTGGCAAAACTGGGACTCTTTCAAATGTCTTTGCATTATCTGGATATTTATATAAAAGTGAAAAGCCAATGATTTTAAGCATTATCCAAAATTCTAATAAAATTGATAAAGAAAAAGCTTTTAAATTATTACGTGATCTTTATTACTTGAAATCTTGTTAAAAAAATATTATTTAAAATATTCTTTTAAATCCCTCTCAACAGAGGGGGGTACCATGTGATTAATTTCACCACCAAATTTTGCAACTTCCTTTACTAATGAACTACTAAGAAAACTATAATTTGTATTTGTCGATAAAAATATAGTTTCAATATCATTATTAAGAGATTTATTTGTATGAGCAATCTGAAGTTCGTATTCAAAATCACTCATTGCTCTTAATCCTCTAAGAATAAGATTAGCTTTTAGATCATTTGCACAATCAACAGTTAGACCAGAATAAGAGATAACTTCAATATTAGATAAATGAGAAAGAGAATTTTTTATTTGTATTATTCTTCTTTCAAGATTAAATGTGGGTGTTTTAGAAGTATTTTCTAAAACAGCAACTACTAGATTGCCAAATATTTTTTCAGCCCTTTCTATTAAATCAAGATGCCCATTTGTTAAAGGGTCAAATGTACCTGGATAAAGAATTTTCATGAATTTATTATGATCCAATAAGAAATTTAGTTAAAATAAGATTATTAGATAAATCAATTATGACATTAAATCTAGAAGCAAAAAAAATCTTATTAAGAAAAATACCTCACGGATTATTTATTTGTGGCGTTAGAGACGAGGATAAAAATGAAGTGAATGGATTTACTGCAAGTTGGGTGACTCAAGGTTCCTTCACCCCACCATTAGTTGTAATGGCTGTTAGAGCAGAGGGTTCTAGTCATGAAATAATAAAGTCAACCAATAAGTTCTCATTAAATGTGCTCAAAAGTGATCAAAAGGATCTAGCAGCTGTTTTCTTTAAACCTCAAAAAGCATTAGGAGGTAGATTTGAATCTGTTGAATTTAATTTAGGTGAGCTTGGATTGCCTATTTTAGTTGATAGTGTTGGTGGAGTTGAATGTAATGTTGTTGGAAGTGTTATGCATGGAGACCATACCGTTTTTGTAGGAGATGTTCAATCTGCTTATCTGAATAATGATGTTGACTCACTAAATTTATCTTCAACTGGCTGGAATTATGGAGGTTAATCATTATAAATGAGTAATTCCTTTATCGAAAAAATAGATAACAAATATAATTTAAAAATTGAATATAAATTAATTAATAATAAGGAGTTATTAAAATCAAGATTATCCGAAATTCCAAAGTCATCTGGTTGTTATCTTTTTAAAGATATTGATAATAACTTACTTTATATCGGTAAATCTAAAAAACTACGCAGTAGAGTAAGTAGTTATTTCAATAATTATTCAGATTTAACTCCCCGATTAAGTTTGATGGTTCGTCAAATAACTGAAATAGAAATAATAGTTACAGATAGCGAATATGAAGCATTAAATTTAGAGTCAAATTTAATTAAAACAAACAAACCATACTTTAATATTCTTTTAAAGGATGATAAGAAATATCCTTATCTTTGTATAACTTGGAGTGAAAAATATCCTCGAATATTTATTACAAGAAGAAGAAGAAATAGAAATAATTTAGATAGATATTATGGACCTTATGTTGATGTCGGATTACTAAGGAGAACATTATTTAC
The Prochlorococcus marinus XMU1411 genome window above contains:
- a CDS encoding D-alanyl-D-alanine carboxypeptidase, which gives rise to MIKKIYSFFLIVLVLVTSPFLIRYLLANQKITILNNIYFNFPGIITKNKICPTYDALLNQTLDDSFSVSIINNKGEIISSYNEDVPRLPASNQKLFSSAYVLSKYKLNNNLKTSLFKNKNDYYLHGQGDPDLNYEHIIELISNVKENKIINFNIVEIDSKLYWPNGWTNTDKLYEYGSPITSLAIESNHNKYNDIYALKNFIKNYLKNKFPNSDIYIDFFDSEKTFYLKNIKEINKIYSTPILSLLTLTNSESHNFTAESLFKNASNTWNDNNYIKLKRWLENKGLPANNAYFADASGLSRKNKITTRLVVLFLNKMRYFHDFKAYQSTLSISGVRGTLAKRFVNSELSGKFFGKTGTLSNVFALSGYLYKSEKPMILSIIQNSNKIDKEKAFKLLRDLYYLKSC
- a CDS encoding flavin reductase family protein — encoded protein: MTLNLEAKKILLRKIPHGLFICGVRDEDKNEVNGFTASWVTQGSFTPPLVVMAVRAEGSSHEIIKSTNKFSLNVLKSDQKDLAAVFFKPQKALGGRFESVEFNLGELGLPILVDSVGGVECNVVGSVMHGDHTVFVGDVQSAYLNNDVDSLNLSSTGWNYGG
- the coaD gene encoding pantetheine-phosphate adenylyltransferase, whose protein sequence is MKILYPGTFDPLTNGHLDLIERAEKIFGNLVVAVLENTSKTPTFNLERRIIQIKNSLSHLSNIEVISYSGLTVDCANDLKANLILRGLRAMSDFEYELQIAHTNKSLNNDIETIFLSTNTNYSFLSSSLVKEVAKFGGEINHMVPPSVERDLKEYFK